Part of the Micromonospora inyonensis genome, GTGACTCGGGGCTGCTCGGCGCGCCGATCGGGCACGACAAGATCGAGATCGCCCCGGCCGAGCGGTACGACCTGGTCATCGACTTCTCCAAGTTCAAGGTCGGCACCAAGGTCACCCTCCGCAACGAGCTGGACAGCGGCAAGCTCGGCTCGATCATGCAGTTCCACGTCGCCCGCAGCGCCTCGGACGACAGCGCGGTGCCGAGCCGGCTGGCCGACTTCGAGCAGCTGGACCGCTCGATGGCCGTCCAGACCCGGCAGTTCCTGTTCGGTCAGGGAGTCTCCGGTGGCAAGCGAGTCTGGGCGGTCAACGGCAAGCCGTTCGACCCGAAGCGGATCGACGCCCAGCCCAAGCTCGGCTCGGTGGAGATCTGGAAGCTGGTCACCGACGTCCACCACCCGGTGCACCTGCACCTGGCCCACTTCCAGGTGCTCAGCCGCCAGGGTCGGCCGCCGTCGGCCCGGGACGCCGGCTGGAAGGACACCGTCGACATCCTGCCCGGCCAGGTGGTCGAGGTACTGGCCAAGTTCACCGGCTACAAGGGAAAGTACGTCTTCCACTGCCACAACCTCGAACACGAGGACATGGTCATGATGAGCAACCTCGAAGTGGTCTGATACCCCCGTACGACCGCTGCGGCGACCGGCGCGTACCCGAGCAGGGTGCGCGCCGGTCGCCGTCTGCGTACCCGTCGAGGGGTGTCGGTCGGCGACGGGTGGCGGCGGGTGCCGGGGACAGCGGTGCCCACCTGGCTCGAGCCCTTCCCAATCCGCCTTCGAGCCGGCGGTGGAAACGTGCGCTGCGGCGGAGTTGGCGATCACCAGGCCCGCCCCGTCAGGGCACCCGCCGCACACGATGACCACGCGAAAGGACGCGAGCATGCCGTACGCCGCGATCAGGTACGACGTCATTCCCGGACACGAGGACGAGATCGCCGAGATCTTCGCGAACTTCCGCCGGGTCAGCACCCCGATCCTGAAGAACGAGAACGGCGAGGAGGTCGGTCAACTGCTGGGCAGCGCCGTCTTCATCAGCGGCGAGATCGTCATCCGGGTCATCCACTACGAGGGCGACTTCCGCGCCATCGGCCGGCACATGGGCCAGCAGAGCGGCGTGCACGACCTCGAGGGCAAGCTCGCCAAGTACCTGAAGACCCAGCGGGACACCAGCACCCCGGAGAAGTTCGCCGAGTACTTCCGCAACGCCAACATGCGCTGCATCGCGCAGCTCACCAAGGACAACTACCCCGGTCCGGTACCGGCCGGCGCGCAGCAGGGCTGACCGGCTCCTCGGCGAATCGGTTGCCGGTGGCGTCGGCCACCGGCAACCGCCCTCTCCCCCACCTCGATCAGCGCGGAAAGGTAGCTCCATGTCTGGCGTTTTTGGCTGGATCGACTTCACCCGGGACCTGGTCCTGGACCGACCCGTCGTCACGATGCTCACGGCGACGCTGGCCCAGCGGGGCCCGGACGGCGAGGCGGTGTGGGTCTCGCCGCGCGCCGCGCTGGGCTACCGCACCCTCGACGCGGACGGCGCGGGCGGCCGGCAGCCGTTCGTCACCGAGGTCGACGGCGCCCCGGTGGTCGCCGCCGTGACCGGCGCGCCGCTGCACCTCGACGACCTGCGGCAGCGGCTGCGTTCGGCCGGGCGCGGCTTCGCCCCGGAGACCCCGGCGGTCGAGCTGATCTCGGCGGCGTACCAGCAGTGGGGGGTGGAGTTCATTCCCTGGCTGGCCGGCCCGTTCGCGATCGTCATCTGGGACGCGCGTACCGAGGAACTGGTGCTGGCCCGCGACCAGCTCGCCCAGCAGCCGCTGTACTACACGCACACCTCCACCGGCCTGATCTTCGCCACCGAGCGCAAGGCCCTGCTGGCCCACCCGGAGGTCGACGCCGTCCTGGACGCGTCCGGGCTGCGCGAGGCGATCTCCCACGCGCTGCCGCCGGGCCCGCTCTTCAAGGGCCTGGAGTCGATCAAGGGTGCCGAGATCGCCCGGTTCGGCCGGGCCGGCTGGAGCAAGCGGACGTACTGGAAGCTCTCCTCCCGCCCGCACGAGGAGGACCTGGAGAGCACCACCGCCACCGTCCGCCGGATGCTGGAGGACAGCATCCGCGAGACCCTGCCCGCCGACACGTCCCGGCTGGTGGCCACCCTCTCCGGCGGCATCGACTCCTCCTCGGTGGCGGCGCTGGCCGCGGCCGAGCTGCGCCGTCGGGGCGGCGACAAGCTGCGGACGTACACGGTGGACTTCAAGTCCAGCGAGTTCGAGGCGGACGTCATGCGCGACACCCGCGACTCGCCGTACGCGCAGGCCGTCGCGGACATGATCGACTCGGTGCACAACCTGGTCGAGCTGGAGTCGACCGACATCCTGCACCCGATCATCCGGCAGGGCATGCTCCGGGCCAAGGACGCCCCCACCCGGATCTACGACATGGAGACGTCGCAGTACCTGTTCATCCAGCACGCGGGGGCGCAGGGCGGCAAGATCGTCCTCACCGGCGGCGCGGGTGACCAGCTCTTCCAGGGCGCCCGCTGGTCCACCGACCAGGGCCTGGTGGAATCCGGCACGTTCCCGTGGATCGCGCTGGCCCAGCGTTTCGGCGCGACAAACGGCTTCGGCACCGCGCTGCTCAACGCCGACACCCTCGCCGCGTTGGACCTGCGGAACTACTACGCCGACGAGTACCACAAGGCGATCGGCGAGATCGAGTACCTGCCGGGCGAGGACGAGTGGCAGCGGAACATGCGCCGCGTCTCGTACCTGGTGCTCACCCGGGGTCCGCTGGACTCGTCGGTGTTCGCCGCGGCCGGGCTCCAGACCCGCGCCCCGATCAACTACTACAAGCTCGTCGAGTACGCCTACAACATCCCGGCGCCGTTCCAGCACCACGCCGGCATCGAGAAGAGCCTGCTCCGCGCGGCGGTCGCCGACCTGCTGCCCGAGCAGGTGCTGAAGCGCCGGCAGAGCGCGACGCCGGTCAGCAACCACCCGAGTTACGCGCAACGCCTCCAGGACGAGTTCCGGGCGATCCTCGCCGACCCGGACGCCCCGGTCCGTCCGCTGATCGACCTGGAGGCGTCGAAGGCGCTCGCCGACGACGCGCCGCGACTGGCCAAGGACCGGCTCGCCCGCGCGGCGGCCGAGCTGACCCTCCAGCTCAACCTCTGGCTGCACCACTACCGGGTACGGCTGGCGCTGTAACGCCGCCTCCTGAGCGGCACACGCGTCGACCGCTCCCCGCACGACCGTCACCAATCCGCTCGCATCGGCGACTTCACGGCGTAGGGGTACGACATGATCAATGACAGTGTGTTGGACACAATCGGCCGTACCCCGGTGGTCCGGCTCAACCGGATCCGGGTCGACAACGGCTCGGAGATCCTGCTCAAGCTCGAATCCCGCAACCCGGCGGGCAGCGTCAAGGACCGTACCGCGCTGTCCATGGTGCTGGAGGCGGAGCGCGACGGGCGGCTCAAGCCCGGCGGCACCATCATCGAGTCCTCCTCCGGCAACACCGGCAAGGGGCTCGCGCTGATCGGCGCGGCCCGCGGCTACCGGGTCATCCTGGTCACCGACCCGAAGGCACCGGCGTCCATGGTGGAGTACGTCTCCGCCTTCGGCGCCGAGCTGGAAATCGTCAAGGAGCCGGACGAGACCGGCTACCAGCGGCCCCGGCTGAACCGCGTGCACGAGCTGCTGGCCGCCACGCCCGGCGCGTTCTGGCCCAACCAGTACGACAACCCGGCCAACCCGAAGATCCACGCGGAGCAGACCGCGTACGAGATCCTCGACGACGTCGGCCAGTTCGACGCGCTGGTCGCGGCGGTCGGCACCGGCGGTCACATCAGCGGGCTCGCCGAGACCCTGAAGAAGAAGCTCCCCGACATGGTCACGGTGGGGGTCGACGCGAAGGGGTCGCGGGCGTTCGGTTTCCCGTACGAGACCTGGCTGATGCGCGGTCTCGGCATCGCCTGGAAGCCGGAGAACCTCCAGACCGAACTGGTCGACCGGGTGCACCTGGTGGCCGACCACGAGGGGATCGCGGCCAGCCGGCTGCTGGCCCGCCGGGAGGGCCTGCTGGTCGGCGAGTCGGCCGGCGCGGCGGTCTTCGGGGCGTTGCACCACGCGCACGACAACCCGGGATCCCGGATCGTCGCGGTGGCCCCGGACGACGGCGGCAACTACCTCGGCGAGTCGTACGACGACGAGTGGCTGCGGGCGCACGGCCTCGGTGACGCGGTGGCCGCGCTGGCCACCACGGAGTTGCTGGTCGCCGCCGCCAAGGACCCGGCGTGGCCGTCGATGACCCTGGAGCAGGTGTCCCGCCTGGTCACGAGTGGGTGAGGAGAGACAGGTGTTCGCCAACGTTGAACGGCTCGCCCGGTTCATGGACGAGCAGGGGCTGGACGGACTCGTCGCCACGACGATCGAGAACGTCTACTACCTGACCGGCGTGGCCGCGGTCGGTCTGGAGATCTTTCCGCACACCGGGCAGGCGTACGCGGTGGTCACCCGGGACGCCCTGGACCGGCCGCACTTCGTCGCCTCCCGGTGCGACATCGACCAGGCCCTGGACGCGTCCGTCGAGATCGCGGGCGCGATCGGGTACGGCGTCTTCTTCCGGGAACTGCCCGACGGCGTGGAGCTGACCGACCGGGAACGGCGGCTGGCCGAGACGTCGGTGGCCGCCCCGGTGGTGCCGACCCCGATGGATGCCCTGGTGGAGACGCTGCGTCGGGCCGGGCTCGCCGAGGCACGGATCGGCCTCGACGAGGACGGCGTGGCCCACGGCTACGTCGACGCGCTGCGGCAGAAGCTGCCCCGGCTCGACGTGCGGCTGGCGTCGCACTCGCTGCGCTGGGCCCGCAAGGTCAAGACCGAGCGGGAGGTGCGCAGCATCACCGCCGCCGCGAACGTGGCCGAGGTGGGCATCCAGGCGGTCAGCGCGCTGGCCCGGCCCGGGGTGACCGAGCGGGAACTGGCCCGCGAGTTCGAGCGGGCGGTGGCCGGCGCGGGCGGTCGGGCCAAGTTCAGCCACATCAAGATCGGCCGGGGCGGGGTGGCCGGGCAGACCCGTCCGAGCGACGTGGCGCTGCGCCGGGGCGACGCGATCTGGTTCGACGTGGGCTGCGTGGTCGACGGGTACTGGGCCGACATCGCCCGGGTGGTCAACCTGGGTGAGCCGCCGGAGAAGCTGCGCCGGTACTACGCGGCGATGAAGGCCGGCTGCGACCGGGGGTACGCCGAGGCCAAGCCCGGCATGACCGGCGGCGAGCTGTTCCGGATCGTGGTCGAGGCCGTACACGAGGCGGGAGTGCCGCACTACCGACGCAACCACGTCGGCCACGGCATCGGCGTCGAACTGTACGACCGGGTGAACGTCACGCCGGACAACGAGGACACCATCGAGGAGGGGGTCGTCGTCAACATCGAGACGCCCTACTACGAGTTCGGCCTCGGGGCGGTGCAGGTCGAGGACCCGTTCCTGGTGACCGCCGACGGCAACAAGCTGCTCACCACCCTGGACCGGGACCTGATCGTCCTGGACTGACCGGCGGTGCTCAGCGGTGCGCCGGAGTCCGTCGCGGGCTCCGGCGCACCGTTCTGTGGGTGCCGGGGTGCGGCAGCACGTGCACGCCCAGGTGGTTGCCGGGCAGGTGCAACACCCGACGGCCGGGCGCCGCGGTCGTACCGCTATCTGCTGCGTCGGACGAGCCGCACGCCGTACCCGATCGCACCGATGACGAGCAGGGCGCCCAGGAGCTGGAGGCCCGGCGAGTCGTCGGCCTCCCCGAGCACGATGCCGGCGACGCCGAGCGCGATGCCGAGGAGGACGACGAGGGCGAGGACGTACTTCATCAGATCTCCTTCGAGGGGCCGAACCGCCGCCGTACGTGCCGGTGCGCGCGTCGGCCTGGTCCGGTGTTCCGTGCGGGGCCGGTCATTTGCCGTGGTCAGTCCTCGACCCACTCGAGCAGGTCACCGGGCTGACAGCCGAGCACCCGGCACATGGCCTCCAGGGTGCTGAACCGGACCGCCTTGGCACGCCCGTTCTTCAGCACGGCCACGTTGGCGGGCGTGAGCCCGACCCGTTCGGCGAACTCGCCGACGCTCATCTTGCGTTTGGCCAGCTCGACGTCGATACGGACGACGATGGGCATCAGATCACCGCCTCCATGTCGGTGCGCAGCGTGGTGGCCTGCCGCAGCAGGGCCCGCATGACCACCATCAGCAGCCCCAGTGCGGCGACACCCACCACCATCAGGAACAGCAGGAGCGGCAGACCGGGGTCCGACGCGTTGAAGCCGACGTACAGGAAGACACCCACCAGCACCGCCCAGGCGGCGGTGATCGCCCACACGATCGCGTCCACCCACCGCAGCGCGACGTCACTGAAGATGCGGTCGTGCCTGACCAGGGTGAGCAGCTTCCAGGTGGACACGATCACCACCTGGACGCACAGCACCCAGAACACCGAGACGGCGGTCATCGGCCACCGGAGATAGGCGAAGTCCGGGGACTCCTCGGCCATGTGCGCGAACTGCCCGGGCAGCGAGAACGTCTGGAGCATGACCAGGATCCCGAACAGCACCACGAGGAAGACTCTGAGCGGGGCGACCGCTCGATGCTCAGCCAACATACATCGACTATCGCTCGCAACCTATCGAAAGTCAATTGGTTTGTGAAGTCCGCCCGCCGCTCGCGACGAACTCCGGGGGCGGGGCCGGACGCCCCGGCACCCCTCACGACCCGCGACCGCCATCCACGCAGGCTCCGGAAAACCGAAAACGATCTTCCTCGATATAGGATCACCCCGATGCGCGGGCCCGTCCCGACCCGACCCGGGACGTCGACACCGGCACCGCCACAGGACACCCTGGAGGAATCGTGAGATTCGGTCTTGCTCGCGCGGTCGCCGCCCTGGTGCTCGCCATCGGTGCCGCCGTCGCCCCGGCCGCCCCCGCCGCCGCGCACACCACGGCCGACCCACTGACCGTCTACCCGCCGATCCGGGGCTCGTCCACCTGGGGCACATCCACCTTGAGGTGATCAACCAGCACCGGTACTCGTGCTACGTCAGCCGTGTCGCCAACACCGCGCTCACCGACCTGACCGTGATCGGCAAGGTCGGCGTCCACTACACGGCCCAGCGGCAGCGCTGCTGATCCGGCAGATCGACGCGGCGGCCCGCCGCCCGCCCGGGAGAAGGTCACTGGCCACGGCGCCACCGCCGCTCCGGCACCGCCCGGGTCGTCTCCTCCGCCGGTATTCGGTCCGCCTCGGCCTGGTCGAGGAGCCGTTGCTTGGCCGCCTCCCGTTCCGCCGCCTCGATCTGCTCACCGCGGTTCTGCTCCGGGTCCGACCGCGTACCGTCCACGTGACACCCTCCTCGAAAAAGGGCGCGGCAGCGACACCCGGGGAAGGGCCGACCGCCGCCGCGCCCGGCCGGGGGCGCGACGACGACCGGATCACCCACGGAGGGACCCGCGTAGATCACGCCCTGCGATCAGATGGTCACGGAGTTGGCCCGGGTGGGACAGATGCGATCCGGGGCACGACCGACCGTCGGGGAGAAAGGTGGTACAGCGGGTACCACCTACGCGCCGACGAGTGCGGCCAGGTCGGCCAGTTCCTGTGACATCGCCCGCCGCCGTTGCCCCGAGATGGACTGGACGATGTCCCGGGCGTACCGCTGTTGCCGTAGCCAGGTCGACGCGGTGGCCCGCAGGTCGAGCAGCACCTCGGTCGCATCGGCGTACCGGCGCTGCTCGGCGTGGGCCCACGCCACGTCCAGCCGGTGCCGCTGCCAACTGGACGCCACCGCCGTCGGCCCCGGCGGGACCTGCTTCGCCAACTCCAGCACCCGGCTGGGATCACCGGCCACCGCCGCGTTCTCCGCGCGCTGCATCTGCACCCGCGCGGTGTCGAACCCGCCGACCATCATCAGGTGCCCCGGCTCCGGGGCCCACTGCCCGATCCGGACCGCCGCGGCCGCCGCGGCGCTGGTCAACTCCACCGCCGCATCGGGCTCGTTGTTCCGGGCACGCGCAGCAGCAGCGACCGTGAGCAACCACCCCCACGCGGCCAACTCGTCGGGTACGGCGCGACTGAACCTGGGCTCGACCTGGTCGGCGGTGGCGACCGCCAGCTCGGCTGCCTCGACGAACCGGCCCTGCCGGATGAGCACCCAGCACATGCCCTTGATGACCGTGGTCGCCACCACCTGGTTGCCGGCCTGACGGGCGGCGTCCAGCGCGCCGGACAACGCGGTCATCGCCAGGTCGCTGGCCCGGAGCTGGATCAGGAGGTTTCCGGTGAGGTGCTGGGTCCGGGCGAGCAGGGTGTACGCGCTGGCCTGGTCGATCCCATCCGCCAGGCCGGCGGCGGCCCGCACGTCGAGCAGCAACGCCGGCATGTCGGACAGCGCGCGGGCGTAGTCGTTGGCGTGGTAGGCGCGGTCGACCGCGTGCAGCCGCGCACGCAGCACCTCGGGCTTCGGTGGGTCACCGGCCGGCGGGGTGAGTGCCGTTCCGGTGATACCCCGGACGGGCACGACCGCGCGGCGGATCTCCGCGAGGGACAGCGGCCGGTGGTCCGGTTCGGCTCGGGCGGCCGCGTGGGAGGTGTCGCCGATCAGCGCGCTGGTGGGCACATTCAGAGCGCGGGCGAGCGCTTGGAGGGTGGGCAGTCGCGCACTCTTGCGCGCACCCTGCTCCAACTTGCGGATGACCCCGACGTCCACCCCGGCACGTTCGGCGAGTTGCTCCTGCGTCAGGGTCGACTGCTGGCGGATCGCCGCGAGGTTCTCGCCGATGGTCGGTTCCACGATCGCTCCCCAGGTAGCGGGCCGAGCGGCGGCCCGCCGGCCGCACCCGGGTCGCCACTTCGGACGGTACACCGAGCGAAGGCCGCTCCGGTGACGCCCGAGTCGTCGACCGGGTGCCGAAGCCCGGAGGTCGCGTCCCGCGCCGCCGTGCCACGCCGGCCGCGCCGCGAGGGCTGCCGTGTGGTCAGCGGATACCCACGAAGAAACGGGTCTGGTCGCTGCGGTGCAACGCGTAGTAGGCCTCGAACCGGGTGCCGTCCCGCAGCCAGGCCACGGACTCGATGCCGAGCAGGGGCGTCGAGGTGGTGACCTCGAGCAGGGCGGCGTCCTCGGGTTCGGGGAAGACGGCTTCGATCCACCGGTCGGCCCCGACGGGTTCGATCCCGTACCGGCGGCGCAGCACGTCGTAGAGCGACTGGTTCTCCAGGACGGCGCGATCGAGGCCGGGCACCAGCCGCGCCGGCAGCGCGGTGTCGACGAGCAGCCAGGGCTGGCCGTCGACGCCCCGGAGCCGGCGCATCCGCACGACCGGCTCGCCGACCGGAACCTGTAGCAGGTCCGCCTCGCCCTGGTCCGCCGGGCTGAGGCTCTGGCTCACCGTGTGGGTGGTGACCCGGCGTGGGACACCACGGTGCAGGGCACCCGCGCGTACGTGCCCGGTGACCGGCAGCGCGCGGGCGTCCTGCCGCTGTGGTCCGTGGCGGAGAACCTGGTCGTCACCGCCATGCGCGGCCTGGCCCGGTTCGGCGTACGCCGCACCGGCGCGGAGGAGGCCGCGATCCGCGACTGGGTGGACCGGTTGGCCATCCGCGGTGGCGCCGACGCGGGCATGACCGACCTCAGCGGCGGAAACCAGCAGAAGGTCATCGTGGCCCGGGCGTTCGCCTCCACGGCCGACCTGATCCTGCTCGACGACCCGTTCCGCGGGGTCGACGTGCACACGAAGACCGATCTCTACACGCTCATCCGGCAGGAGGCGGCGGACGGGCGCAGCGTGGTCTGGTACTCGAGCGAGAACGCCGAGATGGCGCACTGCGACCGGGTCTACGTGCTGCGCGCCGGCCGGGTCGTCGCCGAGCTGACCGGCGCGGAGATCTCCGAGGAACGGATCATCGCCGTCTCCTTCGCCGAGTCCGAGCCCATGGGAGCACCGCGATGACGAACCTCGTCGCGACGGCGATGCCGTCGCGGGCCCTGCTGCGCCGCACCGGACCCGCCATGGTCAGCACGGTCGCCATGGTGGCCATGATCGGGGTCTGCGCGTCGCTGCAGTCCGACGTGCTGACCGTCCCCGGTCTCACCCTGGTCCTCTCGGCCGCGGTGCCCCTGGTCATCGCGGCCCAGGCCCAGATGGTGCTCATGGCGGTGGGCGACATCGACCTCGGCATCGGCAACTTCGTCGGCCTGGTCACCGTCGTCACCGCCACGAAACTGGTCTCCTCCCCCGGCACCGGCGCGCTGATGCTGCTCGGCCTCGTGGCGGCCTACGCGGTCCTCGGCGCGCTGATCCACCTGCGCCGGGTGCCGTCGCTGATCGCCACCCTCGGGGCCTCGTTCGTCTGGTTGGGACTGGGGATGTTCGTCCTGCCCACGCCGGGCGGCAGCACCCCGCAGTGGCTGGCGACCTTCGGCTCCTGGCAGCCGGGCGGCTTCCCCGCCCCGCTGCTGCCGATCCTCGTCGTCACCGCAGTGGTCTGGCTGCTGTCCGCCCGCAGCTCCGTCGGGGTCCGGGCCCGCGCGCTGGGCAGCAACCCGGTCGCGTTGCAACGAGCCGGGCTACGGCCGCTGGCCGCGCGGGTCGTCGCGTACGCCGTGGCCGGGGCGCTCGGTGTGCTCTCCGGGCTCGCCCTCGCGTCGCAGACCGGCGGCGGCGACGTCTCGTCCGCCACCAGCTACACCCTGATCACGGTCGCCGCGGTGATCCTCGGCCGCGGATCCTTCGCCGGTGGAACCGCCGTGCCGTGGGGCGTCGCCATCGGCGGCATCACCCTCGGCCTGGTCAGTGTCGTCCTCAGCCTGCTCGACGTGCCGTCGAACATGCAGTCAGCCGTACAGGGCGCGATCGTGCTGGCCGTGCTCGCCGGCCGCGTCGTGGTCGGAAAGGTGCTCCGATGACCCTCCGTACGCTCGCCCGCCCCTGGATCTGGGGATTCGTCGCCGCCGCGCTGGTCTGGGTCACCATCCTGGCCATCTCCGACCAGGGGAGCGGGCAGACCGTCTCGCTCGCGCTGTCCCTCGCCCCCTACCTGGTCATCGTCGGCCTGGGCCAGATGCTGGTGATCACCGCCGGGCCGGGCAACATCGACGTGTCGGTGGCGCCGGTCGTCTCCCTCGCCGGCTTCGTCGCGGTCCAGGTCACCGCGTCGACCGGATCGGTGCCCGTCGGCATCCTGGCTGGCATCGGGACCGGGCTGGCCGTCGCGGTGATCAGCGTGGTGGCGATCCTCGGGCTCTCCGTCCCGCCGATCATCGCCACCCTGGCCGCCGGGCTGATCGCCTCGTCGCTGACGCTGTCGCTGGCCGACGGTTTCACCGCGGTGCCCGACGAGGGGCTGCGCAGACTGCTCAACCTGCGCCCGGCCGGCGTGCCCGTGCTCGCCGTCGCGGTGGCCGCGCTGACCGCGCTCGTCGTGGCCCTCCTGCGCCGCACCACGTACGGTCGCTCGCTGCTCGCGGTCGGCCAGAACCGGCAGGCCGCGGAGCGCGCCGGCATCCCCATCGCCCGGACGATCGCCACCACCTACCTGGCCAGCGGCGCCCTCGCCGGACTGGCGGGCGCGCTGCTCGCCGCCTACATCGCGCCGTCGCCCGACCTGGGCACCCGCTACCTGCTCGACTCGGTCGCCGTCGTCGTCATCGGCGGCACGCTCATCTCGGGGGGCCGGGCCGTGCCGGTCGGCATCTGGGGCAGCGCACTCTTCTTCATCCTGCTCGACGGTCTCGTCAACCTCGTGGGCTGGAGCACCGCCGCGCAGAACCTGCTCAAGGGCGCCCTGGTGCTGTTCGTCCTCTTCCTCGCCGGCGGCGGAACCCTCCGCCACGCCGGCGGGACCACCCGACCCGGTCGACGGCTGCGCCCCGCGGTCGCGACCACCGCTGGAACTAGCACAGGAGAGAACACCAATGGCTGACACCGACGGTCTGCTCGACGCCCGCAACTACGGCGGGACCGCCCCGACGGCCACGGGCTTCCACGTCAAGGGAGCCCACGCCCAGGACTGGGGCCTCCAGAACCGGCTGTCCCGGATCTTCCGGCCCGACAACGGCCGTACGGTGATGCTGGCCTTCGACCACGGCTACTTCCTCGGGCCGATGGCCGGCCTGGAGCGGCTCGACGCCACCATCGCTCCGCTCGTGCCGAGCGCCGACGCGATCATGATGACCCGGGGCGCGCTGCGCACCAGCATCCCGTCGCAGAGCAGCGCCGGGATCGTGCTGCGGGCCAGCGGCGGGCCCAGCGTCCTGCGGGAACTCTCGGACGAGCACATCGCCCTGGACATCGAGGACGCGGTCCGGCTCAACGCCGCAGCGCTGGCGATCCAGGTGTTCATCGGCGGTGAGCACGAATCCCGGTCGGTGGCGAACCTCGCCGCCCTGGTGGACAGCGGGCAACGACACGGGATCGCGGTGCTGGGCGTGACCGCCGTGGGCAAGGACATGGTCCGCGACGCGCGCTACTTCCGGCTCGCCACCCGGATCAGCGCCGAGATGGGCGCGCACATCGTCAAGACGTACTACGTCGACCAGGGCTTCGAGACGGTGACCGCCAGCTGCCCGGTACCGATCATCGTGGCCGGCGGCAAGAAGTTGCCCGAGATCGACGCGCTGACCATGGCGTACCGCGCGATGCAGGAGGGCGCCGCGGGCGTCGACATGGGCCGCAACATCTTCCAGAGCGAGTACCCGGCCGCGATGCTGGCCGCGGTCCGCGCCGTGGTGCACGACGACGCCAAGCCCGCGGACGCCTACGAGCTCTTCCGGGAGCGGTCGGCCTCCTCCGCGTCCTGACCACCGCCAGGGGTGCGGGTCTCCCACCGGCCCGCACCCCGCATCTCCGGGAGCTCCTCATGTCACAACCACAGACCGGCGCCGAGGACATCGTCGACCTCGTGATCATCGGTGCCGGCATCAACGGCCTCGCCATCGCCCGAGACGCCGCCGACCGGGGCCTGAGCGTC contains:
- a CDS encoding SchA/CurD-like domain-containing protein, producing the protein MTTRKDASMPYAAIRYDVIPGHEDEIAEIFANFRRVSTPILKNENGEEVGQLLGSAVFISGEIVIRVIHYEGDFRAIGRHMGQQSGVHDLEGKLAKYLKTQRDTSTPEKFAEYFRNANMRCIAQLTKDNYPGPVPAGAQQG
- a CDS encoding asparagine synthetase B family protein, whose amino-acid sequence is MSGVFGWIDFTRDLVLDRPVVTMLTATLAQRGPDGEAVWVSPRAALGYRTLDADGAGGRQPFVTEVDGAPVVAAVTGAPLHLDDLRQRLRSAGRGFAPETPAVELISAAYQQWGVEFIPWLAGPFAIVIWDARTEELVLARDQLAQQPLYYTHTSTGLIFATERKALLAHPEVDAVLDASGLREAISHALPPGPLFKGLESIKGAEIARFGRAGWSKRTYWKLSSRPHEEDLESTTATVRRMLEDSIRETLPADTSRLVATLSGGIDSSSVAALAAAELRRRGGDKLRTYTVDFKSSEFEADVMRDTRDSPYAQAVADMIDSVHNLVELESTDILHPIIRQGMLRAKDAPTRIYDMETSQYLFIQHAGAQGGKIVLTGGAGDQLFQGARWSTDQGLVESGTFPWIALAQRFGATNGFGTALLNADTLAALDLRNYYADEYHKAIGEIEYLPGEDEWQRNMRRVSYLVLTRGPLDSSVFAAAGLQTRAPINYYKLVEYAYNIPAPFQHHAGIEKSLLRAAVADLLPEQVLKRRQSATPVSNHPSYAQRLQDEFRAILADPDAPVRPLIDLEASKALADDAPRLAKDRLARAAAELTLQLNLWLHHYRVRLAL
- a CDS encoding PLP-dependent cysteine synthase family protein; translation: MINDSVLDTIGRTPVVRLNRIRVDNGSEILLKLESRNPAGSVKDRTALSMVLEAERDGRLKPGGTIIESSSGNTGKGLALIGAARGYRVILVTDPKAPASMVEYVSAFGAELEIVKEPDETGYQRPRLNRVHELLAATPGAFWPNQYDNPANPKIHAEQTAYEILDDVGQFDALVAAVGTGGHISGLAETLKKKLPDMVTVGVDAKGSRAFGFPYETWLMRGLGIAWKPENLQTELVDRVHLVADHEGIAASRLLARREGLLVGESAGAAVFGALHHAHDNPGSRIVAVAPDDGGNYLGESYDDEWLRAHGLGDAVAALATTELLVAAAKDPAWPSMTLEQVSRLVTSG
- a CDS encoding M24 family metallopeptidase yields the protein MFANVERLARFMDEQGLDGLVATTIENVYYLTGVAAVGLEIFPHTGQAYAVVTRDALDRPHFVASRCDIDQALDASVEIAGAIGYGVFFRELPDGVELTDRERRLAETSVAAPVVPTPMDALVETLRRAGLAEARIGLDEDGVAHGYVDALRQKLPRLDVRLASHSLRWARKVKTEREVRSITAAANVAEVGIQAVSALARPGVTERELAREFERAVAGAGGRAKFSHIKIGRGGVAGQTRPSDVALRRGDAIWFDVGCVVDGYWADIARVVNLGEPPEKLRRYYAAMKAGCDRGYAEAKPGMTGGELFRIVVEAVHEAGVPHYRRNHVGHGIGVELYDRVNVTPDNEDTIEEGVVVNIETPYYEFGLGAVQVEDPFLVTADGNKLLTTLDRDLIVLD
- a CDS encoding helix-turn-helix domain-containing protein, giving the protein MPIVVRIDVELAKRKMSVGEFAERVGLTPANVAVLKNGRAKAVRFSTLEAMCRVLGCQPGDLLEWVED
- a CDS encoding DUF2975 domain-containing protein codes for the protein MLAEHRAVAPLRVFLVVLFGILVMLQTFSLPGQFAHMAEESPDFAYLRWPMTAVSVFWVLCVQVVIVSTWKLLTLVRHDRIFSDVALRWVDAIVWAITAAWAVLVGVFLYVGFNASDPGLPLLLFLMVVGVAALGLLMVVMRALLRQATTLRTDMEAVI
- a CDS encoding helix-turn-helix domain-containing protein — translated: MEPTIGENLAAIRQQSTLTQEQLAERAGVDVGVIRKLEQGARKSARLPTLQALARALNVPTSALIGDTSHAAARAEPDHRPLSLAEIRRAVVPVRGITGTALTPPAGDPPKPEVLRARLHAVDRAYHANDYARALSDMPALLLDVRAAAGLADGIDQASAYTLLARTQHLTGNLLIQLRASDLAMTALSGALDAARQAGNQVVATTVIKGMCWVLIRQGRFVEAAELAVATADQVEPRFSRAVPDELAAWGWLLTVAAAARARNNEPDAAVELTSAAAAAAVRIGQWAPEPGHLMMVGGFDTARVQMQRAENAAVAGDPSRVLELAKQVPPGPTAVASSWQRHRLDVAWAHAEQRRYADATEVLLDLRATASTWLRQQRYARDIVQSISGQRRRAMSQELADLAALVGA
- a CDS encoding GntR family transcriptional regulator, with protein sequence MSQSLSPADQGEADLLQVPVGEPVVRMRRLRGVDGQPWLLVDTALPARLVPGLDRAVLENQSLYDVLRRRYGIEPVGADRWIEAVFPEPEDAALLEVTTSTPLLGIESVAWLRDGTRFEAYYALHRSDQTRFFVGIR
- a CDS encoding ATP-binding cassette domain-containing protein, whose product is MGGDPAWDTTVQGTRAYVPGDRQRAGVLPLWSVAENLVVTAMRGLARFGVRRTGAEEAAIRDWVDRLAIRGGADAGMTDLSGGNQQKVIVARAFASTADLILLDDPFRGVDVHTKTDLYTLIRQEAADGRSVVWYSSENAEMAHCDRVYVLRAGRVVAELTGAEISEERIIAVSFAESEPMGAPR